The following are encoded together in the Pseudoalteromonas piscicida genome:
- the purU gene encoding formyltetrahydrofolate deformylase — translation MSYILTTECKDDIGLIAKITSLCHEHDLNITRNNEFVDKEGQRFFMRTEITGTPSDNFLTQLRQSLPTGAKLNLYGQERTKVVLLATKEAHCLGGVLLKQYEQAFNIEVQAVIANYDTLEPLVKGFGIPFHLVSHEGLSRAEHDSAMADLIEQYDPDIVGLAKYMRILTPEFVSRFDGKIINIHHSFLPAFIGAKPYHQAFERGVKIIGATAHFVNDELDEGPIIAQNVTQVSHAQNAEEMAKIGRDVEKTVFCNALQLACEHKLFINGNKTVVFS, via the coding sequence ATGAGTTACATACTAACGACAGAGTGCAAAGATGACATAGGACTGATCGCGAAGATCACGAGCCTTTGCCATGAGCACGACCTAAACATCACGCGTAATAACGAATTTGTAGATAAAGAAGGACAGCGCTTCTTTATGCGTACAGAGATCACAGGCACACCCAGTGATAACTTTCTGACACAACTTCGTCAGTCATTACCAACTGGCGCCAAATTAAACCTATACGGACAAGAACGAACAAAAGTGGTGCTGCTTGCGACGAAGGAAGCGCACTGCTTAGGCGGCGTGTTGCTTAAACAATATGAACAAGCATTCAATATTGAAGTACAAGCAGTTATCGCAAACTATGATACGTTGGAACCCCTTGTTAAAGGCTTTGGTATTCCTTTTCATCTGGTATCACATGAAGGGTTGAGTAGAGCTGAACACGACAGTGCAATGGCCGACTTAATCGAACAATATGATCCTGATATTGTTGGCTTGGCAAAGTATATGCGGATCTTAACACCGGAGTTTGTCTCACGCTTTGACGGGAAAATTATTAATATCCACCACTCATTCTTGCCAGCCTTTATCGGTGCAAAACCCTACCATCAGGCATTTGAGCGTGGCGTGAAAATTATTGGTGCTACCGCTCACTTTGTTAATGATGAATTAGATGAAGGACCTATTATTGCCCAAAATGTCACGCAAGTTAGCCATGCTCAAAATGCTGAAGAGATGGCAAAAATCGGTAGAGACGTTGAAAAAACAGTATTTTGTAACGCGTTACAATTAGCCTGCGAGCATAAGCTTTTCATTAACGGCAATAAAACCGTCGTCTTTTCATAA
- a CDS encoding DUF4212 domain-containing protein, producing MAFKSEEQAKAYWSENLALMFKLLAIWFVVSFGFGILLVDVLNEVRFFGFKLGFWFSQQGAIYTFVALIFVYVSKMNALDKKYGVDE from the coding sequence ATGGCTTTTAAAAGTGAAGAACAAGCGAAAGCATATTGGTCAGAAAATCTCGCCTTGATGTTTAAGCTACTCGCTATTTGGTTTGTCGTTTCATTTGGATTCGGGATCCTGTTAGTTGATGTGCTCAACGAAGTTCGTTTTTTTGGATTTAAACTCGGATTTTGGTTTTCTCAGCAAGGCGCAATTTATACTTTTGTTGCGTTAATTTTTGTCTACGTTTCAAAAATGAATGCGTTAGACAAAAAATACGGCGTGGACGAGTGA
- a CDS encoding phosphoglycerate kinase yields the protein MSVIKMADLDLNGKRVLIREDLNVPIKDGKVASDARIRAALPSIKLALEKGAKVMVMSHLGRPTEGEYDAQYSMQPVVDYLNDALSQDVRLVTDYLDGVDVQDNEVIVFENVRFNVGEKKDDEVLAKKLAALCDVYVMDAFGTAHRAQASTHGVGLYAEVACAGPLLAAELDALGKALDNPARPLVAIVGGSKVSTKLTVLDSLSKVVDQLVTGGGIANTFIAAAGNPVGKSLYEADLIPEANKLVAAARANDGDIPVPTDVVVGNEFSESAVATIKDVSEVSDEDMIFDIGPDTATQLAEIIANAGTVVWNGPVGVFEFDQFGNGTEAIANAIAKSSAFSIAGGGDTLAAIDKYGVEQDISYISTGGGAFLEFLEGKTLPAVAMLEQRARD from the coding sequence ATGTCAGTCATTAAGATGGCGGATTTAGATTTAAACGGCAAGCGTGTGTTGATCCGCGAAGACCTAAATGTGCCAATTAAAGATGGCAAAGTCGCGTCGGACGCGCGTATTCGTGCTGCACTACCAAGTATCAAATTAGCGCTAGAAAAAGGCGCTAAAGTGATGGTGATGTCTCACCTTGGTCGTCCAACCGAGGGAGAGTATGATGCGCAATACTCTATGCAGCCAGTTGTGGATTATCTTAATGATGCGTTATCTCAAGATGTACGTTTAGTGACTGACTATCTTGACGGCGTGGATGTACAAGACAATGAAGTTATCGTATTCGAAAACGTGCGTTTTAACGTTGGCGAGAAGAAAGACGATGAAGTACTTGCGAAAAAACTAGCAGCGCTTTGTGATGTCTACGTGATGGATGCCTTTGGTACTGCGCACCGCGCACAAGCTTCAACACATGGTGTTGGTTTGTATGCTGAGGTGGCTTGTGCAGGTCCATTGCTTGCGGCTGAACTCGACGCGCTTGGCAAAGCACTAGATAATCCAGCTCGTCCTTTGGTGGCCATCGTTGGCGGCTCTAAAGTATCAACCAAACTAACCGTGCTTGATTCATTGTCTAAGGTTGTTGATCAACTCGTTACTGGTGGCGGTATTGCAAATACTTTCATTGCTGCAGCGGGTAACCCTGTTGGTAAGTCACTGTACGAAGCGGATTTGATCCCTGAAGCGAACAAGCTAGTGGCTGCTGCTAGAGCGAATGACGGTGATATTCCGGTTCCGACTGATGTGGTTGTAGGGAATGAGTTCTCAGAATCTGCGGTTGCGACTATTAAAGATGTGAGCGAAGTTTCAGACGAAGACATGATCTTCGACATTGGTCCTGATACTGCAACTCAACTTGCCGAGATCATTGCAAATGCCGGAACTGTGGTTTGGAATGGCCCAGTGGGTGTATTTGAATTTGATCAATTCGGGAATGGTACTGAAGCGATTGCTAATGCCATTGCTAAGTCGTCAGCATTCTCAATTGCTGGTGGTGGCGATACGTTAGCTGCTATCGACAAGTATGGTGTTGAGCAAGATATCTCTTATATTTCTACAGGTGGTGGTGCTTTCCTTGAATTCTTAGAAGGTAAAACACTTCCTGCGGTCGCTATGCTTGAGCAGCGCGCTAGAGACTAA
- a CDS encoding sodium:solute symporter family protein has protein sequence MDVQILTFIIVGLSFALYIGIAIWARAGSTNEFYVAGGGVPPVANGMATAADWMSAASFISMAGIISFAGYDGGVYLMGWTGGYVLLALCLAPYLRKFGKFTVPDFIGDRYYSQVARVVAILCAIFICFTYIAGQMRGVGVVFSRFLEVDIETGVYIGMVIVFFYAVLGGMKGITYTQVAQYCVLVFAYLVPAIFISLMMTGHLLPQTGFGATLADGSGTYLLDKLDGLSTELGFAQYTEGSKSMVDVFAITAALMVGTAGLPHVIVRFFTVPRVKDTRISAAWTLVFIAIVYTTAPAVASFARVNMIDTINGKDGSGTVYEEAPQWVKNWERTGLIVFNDKNGDGKMQYSAGKIDDPASTNEVKIDRDIMVLANPEIANLPAWVIALVAAGGIAAALSTTAGLLLVISTSVSHDLLKRTIKPDINDKQELLAARLAAMVAIAISAYFGINPPGFVASVVAFAFGLAAASFFPAIIMGIFSKRMNKEGAIAGMVTGIGFTAAYIIYFKFVSPELNAPANWLFGISPEGIGIVGMLVNFVVAALVMKVTADTPEEVKVMVEGIRNPKGSSAAHAH, from the coding sequence ATGGATGTTCAAATTTTAACTTTTATTATCGTCGGCCTTAGTTTTGCGCTCTATATCGGTATCGCTATCTGGGCGAGAGCTGGGTCAACGAATGAATTCTATGTTGCTGGTGGCGGCGTACCTCCTGTTGCGAACGGTATGGCAACCGCTGCTGATTGGATGAGTGCAGCGTCCTTTATTTCAATGGCGGGGATTATTTCCTTCGCGGGCTACGACGGCGGTGTTTACCTCATGGGGTGGACCGGTGGCTATGTATTACTTGCACTGTGTTTAGCTCCTTACTTGCGTAAATTTGGTAAGTTTACGGTACCGGATTTTATCGGTGATCGTTACTATTCTCAGGTTGCACGTGTGGTTGCGATCCTGTGTGCTATCTTCATCTGCTTTACCTATATTGCCGGTCAAATGCGTGGTGTTGGTGTGGTGTTCTCTCGTTTCCTCGAAGTGGATATTGAGACGGGGGTTTATATCGGTATGGTGATTGTATTCTTCTACGCGGTACTAGGCGGTATGAAAGGGATCACTTATACACAGGTCGCTCAATATTGTGTACTCGTATTCGCTTACTTGGTTCCAGCTATTTTTATCTCCCTGATGATGACAGGCCATTTGCTACCACAAACTGGTTTTGGTGCAACGCTGGCTGATGGCTCGGGCACCTATCTACTCGACAAGCTAGATGGACTCAGTACAGAGCTCGGTTTTGCGCAGTACACCGAAGGCTCTAAGAGTATGGTTGATGTCTTTGCGATCACCGCTGCACTTATGGTTGGTACTGCTGGTCTACCACATGTAATCGTTCGCTTCTTCACCGTTCCTAGAGTAAAAGACACTCGTATTTCAGCTGCTTGGACCTTAGTGTTTATCGCTATCGTATATACAACTGCACCTGCTGTTGCGTCATTCGCTCGCGTAAACATGATCGACACTATCAACGGTAAAGATGGTAGTGGTACGGTATATGAAGAAGCACCACAGTGGGTGAAAAATTGGGAAAGAACGGGCCTTATCGTCTTCAACGATAAGAATGGTGACGGCAAAATGCAGTACTCTGCAGGCAAGATTGATGATCCTGCAAGTACAAACGAAGTGAAGATTGACCGCGATATTATGGTATTGGCGAATCCAGAAATTGCCAATCTACCTGCGTGGGTGATTGCATTGGTGGCTGCGGGTGGTATTGCTGCGGCGCTATCAACAACCGCTGGTTTGCTACTGGTTATTTCAACATCGGTATCACATGATTTGTTAAAGCGTACCATTAAACCTGACATCAACGATAAACAAGAACTGCTGGCTGCGCGTTTAGCGGCGATGGTAGCTATCGCAATCTCAGCGTATTTTGGTATAAACCCGCCAGGGTTTGTTGCCTCGGTGGTTGCATTTGCCTTCGGGTTGGCTGCGGCGAGTTTCTTCCCTGCAATTATCATGGGGATATTCTCTAAGCGAATGAATAAAGAAGGTGCTATTGCCGGCATGGTAACGGGTATAGGTTTCACTGCGGCTTATATTATCTACTTTAAGTTTGTCAGCCCTGAGCTAAATGCGCCTGCAAACTGGTTGTTTGGGATTTCTCCTGAAGGGATCGGTATTGTAGGTATGCTAGTGAACTTCGTTGTCGCTGCGCTGGTTATGAAAGTGACCGCGGATACGCCTGAAGAAGTCAAAGTGATGGTCGAAGGGATCCGTAACCCTAAAGGATCTAGCGCTGCTCACGCACACTAA
- a CDS encoding DUF294 nucleotidyltransferase-like domain-containing protein → MTPEIQDVFQFVYKQAPFSELPEAAASYFSKHIEIVYLSQTNQQDWLQDGKPNLYLLRSGVIDLISAKDEVIGRMSEGDYFGYPSLLTGDAIQNRIEVQKDGLVYILNEQNFDFLRREYKAFEQYFVRAHANRLLSSRYKQQSETWSERKISELMTKDAITIAPTASIRDAAKLMSLHRVSSIMVTEQDRLVGVVTDRDLRNRVLALDKDPHAPLAEIMTEKPKHIFENNRVFSALHLMLKHNIHHLPVLNEAYKPLGMLTSTDLLRQQKSDPVQLIGRIYKAQNLLAIKNCAQEIPDLLRQFSYHIEDISLIGKLLSGLTDALTSRLIYLYQQQHGAAPCRFAWICFGSQAREEQTLHSDQDNGLLLPDNISDNDRCYFAALGAFVCEQLNECGIQSCPGNIMASNADCRGTVAQWTERFSKWILSPTPKAMLNCKIYFDMRFIDGASELYATLRQSLDQISRNELFYAAMATDINANSVPIGIFQQFKLEKDKSKHKYLDLKKRGVAIINDVVRLYALKVGIVRANTLERLEALTKSSLLAKSDIDNLKDCWRFLTQLRLKTQINREGLPGNCINPENLSSLERHQLKEAFYLVKQAQQASAFKFARGSL, encoded by the coding sequence ATGACGCCAGAAATTCAAGATGTCTTTCAGTTTGTTTATAAACAAGCCCCGTTTTCTGAGTTGCCCGAGGCGGCTGCCAGCTACTTTTCAAAACATATTGAAATTGTTTATCTTAGCCAAACGAATCAACAGGATTGGCTTCAAGATGGCAAGCCAAATTTATATCTACTGCGCTCTGGTGTGATTGATCTTATCTCGGCTAAGGATGAAGTTATTGGCCGCATGAGTGAGGGGGATTACTTTGGTTATCCCTCTTTATTAACGGGTGATGCCATTCAAAATCGCATCGAAGTTCAAAAAGATGGGCTGGTTTACATTCTCAATGAGCAAAACTTTGATTTTCTGCGCCGAGAATACAAAGCTTTTGAGCAATATTTTGTTAGAGCACATGCTAATCGATTACTTTCTTCTCGTTATAAACAGCAAAGCGAAACTTGGTCAGAGCGGAAAATATCTGAGCTAATGACTAAAGATGCGATTACTATCGCACCGACTGCGAGTATTCGTGACGCCGCCAAATTGATGAGTCTGCATCGTGTTTCATCAATTATGGTCACGGAACAAGATCGTTTAGTTGGCGTTGTGACGGATAGAGATCTGCGCAATCGAGTCCTAGCACTAGACAAAGATCCCCATGCCCCGCTTGCTGAGATCATGACGGAAAAGCCAAAACATATCTTTGAAAACAATCGTGTGTTTTCGGCTCTGCATTTAATGCTTAAGCATAATATTCATCATTTGCCTGTGTTAAATGAAGCATACAAACCACTAGGCATGCTGACCAGCACTGACCTGCTCAGACAGCAAAAAAGCGATCCGGTGCAACTTATTGGCAGGATCTATAAAGCACAAAACCTTCTGGCTATTAAAAACTGCGCTCAGGAGATCCCAGATCTGTTGCGCCAATTTTCCTACCATATCGAAGATATTTCACTGATTGGCAAGCTACTAAGCGGCCTCACTGATGCACTCACATCAAGATTAATCTACCTATATCAACAGCAGCATGGCGCCGCGCCATGTCGTTTTGCGTGGATCTGTTTTGGCTCTCAGGCACGGGAGGAGCAGACCTTACATTCAGATCAAGACAATGGCTTATTGCTACCAGATAATATCAGCGACAATGATCGCTGCTATTTTGCTGCTTTAGGTGCGTTTGTCTGTGAGCAACTCAACGAGTGTGGTATTCAATCTTGCCCGGGGAATATCATGGCCAGTAATGCAGATTGTCGTGGTACGGTTGCCCAATGGACTGAAAGGTTTAGCAAGTGGATCTTGTCTCCTACGCCAAAGGCAATGCTCAATTGCAAGATCTACTTTGATATGCGTTTTATTGATGGCGCCAGCGAGCTCTATGCGACACTTCGCCAATCTTTGGATCAGATCAGTCGAAACGAGCTGTTTTATGCGGCAATGGCGACAGACATCAATGCCAATTCGGTACCGATCGGGATCTTTCAACAATTTAAGTTAGAAAAAGACAAAAGCAAGCATAAGTATTTAGATCTCAAAAAGCGTGGGGTTGCAATTATCAACGATGTGGTTAGGTTGTATGCGCTAAAAGTGGGTATTGTAAGAGCCAATACTTTAGAGCGCCTAGAGGCACTGACTAAAAGCTCATTACTTGCAAAGTCGGATATCGACAATCTAAAAGACTGTTGGCGATTCTTAACACAATTGCGGTTAAAGACCCAAATCAACCGTGAAGGATTACCAGGAAATTGTATTAACCCAGAAAACCTCTCTTCTCTTGAACGACATCAACTCAAAGAAGCATTTTATTTAGTAAAACAAGCACAGCAGGCGAGTGCGTTTAAGTTTGCTCGAGGGAGTTTGTAA
- the epd gene encoding erythrose-4-phosphate dehydrogenase, translated as MTIKLAINGFGRIGRNIVRALYESGRHHEIQIVAINELADPKGIAHLLKYDTSHGRFAFPVSLTESFLEVAEDKIQLFSEPDPTHLPWRALDVDVVLDCTGVYHSRQHALAHIQAGAKKVLFSHPADADVDATVIFGINEEVLLPEYTIVSNGSCTTNCIVPVIKVLDDKFGVESGAITTIHASMHDQQVIDAYHSDLRRTRAASQSIIPVDTKLARGIERILPKFQGRFEAIAVRVPTINVTAMDLSVTLNENVTIDAVNSVLQQAAGGRLEGVLSYTEEPLVSVDFNHDPHSCIIDGTQTRVSHKRLVKLLVWCDNEWGFANRMLDTACVMMRG; from the coding sequence ATGACAATCAAGCTTGCAATTAATGGCTTTGGTCGAATAGGGCGTAATATCGTAAGAGCACTCTATGAGTCGGGTCGTCACCACGAAATACAAATTGTCGCCATCAATGAGTTGGCGGATCCTAAAGGGATCGCACATCTTCTAAAATACGATACCTCACATGGGCGCTTTGCTTTTCCAGTCTCGTTAACAGAATCTTTTTTGGAAGTAGCTGAGGATAAGATCCAGCTATTTTCAGAGCCAGATCCAACTCACCTACCTTGGCGCGCACTGGATGTTGATGTCGTGCTCGATTGCACTGGCGTGTATCATTCTCGCCAGCACGCACTGGCACATATTCAGGCTGGGGCAAAGAAAGTATTATTTTCACACCCCGCTGATGCAGATGTTGATGCAACGGTGATCTTCGGTATCAACGAAGAGGTACTGTTACCCGAGTACACGATTGTGTCTAACGGTTCGTGTACAACAAACTGTATTGTTCCGGTAATTAAAGTGCTAGACGATAAGTTTGGTGTCGAGTCCGGCGCTATTACAACTATTCATGCCTCTATGCACGATCAACAAGTGATTGATGCTTATCACAGTGATTTACGTCGTACGCGTGCGGCAAGTCAATCCATCATTCCTGTCGATACTAAGCTTGCTCGCGGCATTGAGCGTATTCTACCTAAGTTCCAAGGTCGTTTTGAGGCGATCGCGGTACGAGTTCCAACAATCAATGTAACTGCGATGGATCTTAGCGTTACGCTCAATGAAAATGTCACCATTGATGCGGTAAACTCGGTGCTTCAACAGGCCGCTGGTGGTCGGTTAGAAGGGGTGCTGAGCTACACTGAAGAGCCGTTAGTGTCGGTTGATTTTAACCATGATCCACATTCTTGTATTATTGATGGCACGCAAACTCGAGTTAGTCACAAGCGCTTAGTTAAGTTGCTGGTTTGGTGTGATAACGAGTGGGGTTTTGCTAATCGTATGCTTGATACCGCTTGCGTGATGATGCGTGGCTAA
- a CDS encoding 3'-5' exonuclease yields the protein MNWFSHSVAKWRYKHLPFSQAELVVLDLELTGLDPKRHEIVSAGWLAIKNMRIQVKDAQYHLNREVRTLAQSPVFHGIDSSRLAEGESLQTLLLALQHALHGKVLVCHNVQMDWAFLKAAFQRFELNVKPALLLDTMQIDKRRVLKQGYPLAQDALTLNACRMRYGLPPHQLHDALSDALATAELLLAQSQAICAGGKCKIADLT from the coding sequence ATGAACTGGTTTTCTCACTCAGTTGCTAAATGGCGCTATAAGCATTTGCCGTTTTCGCAAGCCGAGTTAGTCGTGCTAGATCTCGAGCTCACCGGGCTTGATCCTAAACGTCATGAAATTGTGTCAGCTGGTTGGCTGGCGATTAAAAATATGCGGATCCAAGTGAAAGATGCGCAGTATCATTTGAACCGTGAGGTGCGAACGCTTGCACAAAGTCCTGTTTTTCATGGAATTGATAGTAGCCGATTAGCTGAAGGTGAGTCTCTACAAACATTGTTGCTGGCGCTTCAGCATGCGCTCCACGGTAAAGTGTTGGTGTGCCATAACGTACAGATGGATTGGGCGTTTCTTAAGGCGGCATTCCAGCGCTTTGAGCTAAACGTCAAGCCTGCATTGCTGCTAGATACCATGCAGATAGATAAGCGTCGAGTTTTGAAGCAAGGCTACCCGTTGGCGCAAGACGCATTAACACTGAACGCTTGTAGAATGCGTTATGGTTTACCTCCGCATCAATTACATGATGCGCTTAGCGATGCTTTAGCAACAGCTGAACTGCTGTTGGCGCAATCTCAGGCCATTTGTGCTGGTGGTAAATGTAAAATTGCGGATTTAACCTGA